From a single Stackebrandtia endophytica genomic region:
- the dapE gene encoding succinyl-diaminopimelate desuccinylase, which produces MVAISTEQLTDPVELTRALVDIESVSGNEKAIADAVEQALRPATHLRVERSGNLVYARTELGRDHRVMLAGHLDTVPLHDNFPSRRDGDLMYGCGTSDMKSGTAIALHLAATVTEPVHDVSYIFYDCEEVESDRNGLGIAARTHPEWLAADMAFLLEPTLGEVEAGCQGTLRAQITTTGTRAHSARSWLGDNAIHHAGEILARLRDYQARDVTIDGCTYREGLNAVGIVGGVAGNVIPDECVVTVNFRFAPDRTARQAEDHVRAVFEGYEVTITDLAAAALPGLSVPVVQRFLTQVGRPAVAKLGWTDVARFAELGIPAVNYGPGDPNLAHTKNEHVSCARIVTCADTMRGYLTGKIA; this is translated from the coding sequence GTGGTGGCTATTTCAACCGAACAACTCACCGACCCGGTGGAACTGACCCGCGCGCTGGTGGACATCGAATCGGTGTCCGGCAACGAGAAGGCGATCGCCGACGCCGTCGAACAGGCGTTGCGTCCGGCCACGCATCTTCGGGTGGAGCGCAGCGGCAACCTCGTATACGCCCGCACCGAACTGGGCAGAGACCACCGCGTCATGCTGGCGGGGCACCTGGACACTGTGCCACTGCACGATAACTTTCCGTCCCGTCGGGACGGCGACCTCATGTACGGCTGCGGCACCAGCGACATGAAGTCCGGCACGGCGATCGCGTTGCACCTGGCCGCCACGGTCACCGAACCGGTTCACGATGTGAGCTACATCTTCTACGACTGTGAGGAAGTCGAGAGCGACCGCAACGGACTGGGCATCGCCGCCCGGACCCACCCGGAATGGCTGGCCGCCGACATGGCGTTTCTACTGGAACCGACCCTCGGCGAAGTGGAGGCCGGCTGCCAGGGGACCCTGCGCGCGCAGATCACCACCACCGGCACGCGAGCACACTCGGCCCGCAGTTGGCTGGGCGACAACGCGATTCACCACGCCGGTGAGATCCTGGCGCGGTTGCGTGACTACCAGGCCCGGGACGTCACGATCGACGGCTGCACCTATCGCGAGGGGCTCAACGCGGTCGGCATCGTCGGGGGAGTGGCGGGCAACGTCATTCCCGACGAATGTGTCGTCACCGTCAACTTCCGGTTCGCGCCCGACCGCACCGCACGGCAGGCGGAGGATCACGTCCGCGCCGTGTTCGAGGGCTACGAGGTCACGATCACCGACCTCGCGGCGGCGGCACTGCCCGGATTGTCGGTACCGGTCGTGCAGCGGTTCCTGACCCAGGTGGGGCGGCCCGCGGTCGCCAAACTCGGATGGACCGATGTGGCCCGGTTCGCCGAACTGGGCATTCCGGCAGTCAACTATGGACCCGGTGACCCGAATCTCGCACACACCAAGAACGAGCATGTCTCCTGCGCTCGTATCGTC